The sequence TATTTATTCCTGCAAGAAATCTTTGCACGGATAATGCCGCCATGATAGCAAGCGTGGGATATTACAAATATAAGTCAAAAAAATCCAAATATAACATAAATAATTTTCCCGAACCAAATCTGGAAATAAAGGATTGGAAATAATGAAATTGCAGAAAAAAACAAAATCAAATTGGCATGATTTCTCTCATCCTGACGGAAAACGTTACTCCAGACAGGGTTTTCCTGAAGCCATCTATTGTCCCGGAAAAACGGTTGACCAGATAATCAGTATAGCCCGCAGGCTTCAACAGCATGGCGGCCCTGTTATAGGCACGCGAGCTGACGAGAAAATATTCCGGGCAATAAAAAGAAAATTTAAAACCGCCAAATACTTTGCGTCAGCCAGAATAATCCTGGTATCAAAACAAAAAAACGCAGTAAGAAATAATCCAGCTGGTTATGTTTGTGTTGTTACAGCGGGCACTACAGATATTCCTGTTGCTGAAGAAGCTTCCGTTATTGCGGAAATTCTTGGCAGTAAAGTTGAAAGGGTTTATGATATCGGTGTAGCGGGCGCGCACAGGCTGTTTGAGCATTCCGATAAACTTCAAAAAGCTGCCTGTGTTGTCGTTTGCGCAGGAATGGAAGGCGCTCTTCCGTCTATTATCGGTGGTTTGGTAGGCTGTCCGGTAGTCGGTGTGCCGACTTCAGTAGGCTATGGCTCAAATTTAAAAGGTTTTTCAGCGCTTCTCACCATGCTTAATTCGTGCGCAGTCAACGTTTGCGCGGTGAATATTGATGACGGGATAGGCGCAGGTGTAATAGCGCACCTGATAAATGGGAGGCCTTTCAAGTGAAAATAGCTTATTTTAATTGCCCATCAGGAATTTCCGGCGATATGATGCTTTCTTCTTTGATAGACTGCGGATTAAATCCAAAAAAACTTGAAATTGCGCTGAAAAAAACATTGAAGATAAAAAACTGGAAACTGTCTTTTAAAAAAATCCAAAAAGGGCACGCGCAAGCAGTGCATATTGATGTAATCAGCGATTATCGCTTTCATTCAACCTCAGATATGAGGGCTGTTATTTCAAAAAGCGCTTTAAGCGCCACTGTTAAAGAAAAAAGCCTGCAAATTCTGGATGTTTTGATTTCAGCTGAATCAAAAATTCATGGGACGCCAAAAAACAAAGTCCACTTTCATGAAATGAACTCGATTGATACGCTTATCGACATAACTGCAAATGTACTTGCGCTGAATATGCTGGGTATTGAAAAAGTCTATTCTACCAATATTAATATTGGTAGAATAGCGCCGGCCGCATTGGAAATTTTAACCGCAAAAAAAGTGCCGGTGTATTCATCCACAGCCCAATTTGAACTTACTACCCCTACAGGCGCGGCGATTATTTCTACCCTGGTTGAATCATTTAACCAGCCTGTATTGAAAATAGAGAAATACGGTTTTGGAGCGGGTACTTTCGATGTGCCCGGCGCTTCAAATTTATTGACTGTAATGATAGGCAATCAATCTGAAAATATCGCGCATGATAAAGTTATATTG is a genomic window of Elusimicrobiota bacterium containing:
- the larB gene encoding nickel pincer cofactor biosynthesis protein LarB, which codes for MKLQKKTKSNWHDFSHPDGKRYSRQGFPEAIYCPGKTVDQIISIARRLQQHGGPVIGTRADEKIFRAIKRKFKTAKYFASARIILVSKQKNAVRNNPAGYVCVVTAGTTDIPVAEEASVIAEILGSKVERVYDIGVAGAHRLFEHSDKLQKAACVVVCAGMEGALPSIIGGLVGCPVVGVPTSVGYGSNLKGFSALLTMLNSCAVNVCAVNIDDGIGAGVIAHLINGRPFK
- the larC gene encoding nickel pincer cofactor biosynthesis protein LarC produces the protein MKIAYFNCPSGISGDMMLSSLIDCGLNPKKLEIALKKTLKIKNWKLSFKKIQKGHAQAVHIDVISDYRFHSTSDMRAVISKSALSATVKEKSLQILDVLISAESKIHGTPKNKVHFHEMNSIDTLIDITANVLALNMLGIEKVYSTNINIGRIAPAALEILTAKKVPVYSSTAQFELTTPTGAAIISTLVESFNQPVLKIEKYGFGAGTFDVPGASNLLTVMIGNQSENIAHDKVILLETNIDDLDPRVYPDLSEKLFEAGALDVWLTNITMKKGRPAIKLSILCKEKLETELSNIVFKETTTIGIRRLAYDRHILLRTQNGEHKIATLPDGTTKKSAEYRDAVKKA